The Thiovulum sp. ES genomic sequence GCTGACATCATTGTTCTCCTAATTGATGAGCGACCTGAAGAAGTTACGGATATGGAGAGAAGTATTATTGGTGAAGTTTATAGTTCAACTTTTGACCAACCTGCAAAAAATCATGTAAAAGTTGCTGATTTAGTTATTGAAATGGCGAAACGAAAAGTTGAAATGGGTGAAGATGTCGTAATTCTTTTAGACTCAATTACACGACTTGCACGAGCTTATAACACCGTAACACCTGCAAGTGGAAAAGTTCTTTCGGGCGGTGTTGATGCAAATGCACTACATAAACCAAAAAGATTTTTCGGTGCTGCTAGAAATATTGAAAATGGTGGAAGCCTTACAATTATCGCAACTGCACTTGTTGAAACTGGTAGCCGAATGGATGATGTTATTTTTGAAGAGTTTAAGGGAACTGGAAATTCAGAAATCGCACTTTCTCGAACAGTTGCCGAAAGACGAATTTTCCCTGCTGTCAATCTTCTTAAATCTGGAACTCGGAAAGATGAACTGATTTTAGGCGATGAGGTTCTTCAAAAAGCATGGCTTTTAAGAAATGCACTAGCTGATATTGATGATGAAGTAGAATCCCTTAAGTTTCTTTATGGAAAAATGCTACAGTCAAGAAATAACGAGGAATTCCTCGAAATGATGAGTTCCGAATAGGATTTATTTATGATAAATATTATCAATACGACTGATACAGATTTTCAAACAAAGTTTGATGAAATTTTGAATCGTGGAAAAATGGATATTCATTCTGTTAGCGACATCGTTGCAAATATCTTAAAACGAGTCAGACAAGAGGGTGATAAAGCAGTCATTCAAGATGTTAGAGATTTTGATAAGTGGTATCCAGAAGACGGATCAGACCTCATCGTTACTCATGAAGAGATGGAGAGTGGTTTTCACAGACTTACTCCAGAATTGAAAAAAGCTCTTAGAGTTGCTTATACAAGAATTGAAAAGTTCCACAAGTTGCAGATGCCAAAGAGTTGGATTGAGACAGAGGAAAATGGATCGATGCTTGGGCAAAAAGTTACACCAATTGAGAGAGCAGGACTCTATATTCCTGGAGGAAAAGCGATCTATCCCTCTTCATTATTGATGAATGCAATTCCTGCTCATGTTGCGGGAGTGAAAGAGATTGTTGTTGTTTCTCCAACTCCAAATGGTGAAATAAGCGATATTCTCCTTGGTGCTGGATATATTGCAAATGTAAAAGCGATATATAAAGTTGGTGGAGCTTCTGCAATTGGTGCGATGGCTTATGGAACAGAAACTATTCCAAAAGTTGATGTAATCACAGGACCAGGAAATATTTTTGTTGCAACTGCTAAAAAACAGGTTTTTGGTGATGTCCAAATCGATATGATCGCAGGTCCTAGTGAAATTGGTGTTCTTGCCGATGAGGTCGCTGTTCCAAGCCACATAGCAATCGATATGCTTTCTCAAGCTGAACATGACGAAATGGCTAGTTCTATTCTCATTACTCCATTTCAAAAATTGGCAAAAGATGTTAATAAAGAGATTAAAAAATGGCTTCAAGAACTTGAACGACGAGAAATTGCTGAAAGGTCTATCAGAGATCGTGGGGCAATCATCGTTACTGAAACAATGGACGAAGCAATTGATTTAATGAATCAAATTGCACCAGAGCATTTAGAAGTTGTAACAAACTCACCTTTTGAACTTCTTCCACAAATTAAAAATGCCGGTGCTATCTTTCTTGGAAAAAACACACCTGAAGCGGTTGGTGATTATATGGCTGGACCAAATCACACTCTTCCAACTGGTGGTAGTGCAAAATTCTTTTCACCTCTTTCAGTTGAAAACTTCTTAAAAAAGAGTTCAATAATCTCTTTCTCCAAAAAAGCTTTAAAGCAATTTGGAAATGATATTGATGTTTTTGCAAGAACAGAACAACTCGATGCTCATGCACTTTCTGTAAAAGTTAGGTTATAAATTTTTGTCGGATTTTTTCCGACAATTAAAGGTTTAAAATTGAGAGGGCTGAAACAACAGCGGTTTCACTTCGCAGAATATTTGCTGAGGGTAAAGAGAGACTGTTTTTAAAAAGTTTTCTCTCATTTTCTGAAAATCCACCTTCACAACCAACGACAAATTCTAAATTTTCACTTTTTGGAATAGTTCTATTTTCAGAAAAATCAATAGCAAAAGCATTTTTGTAAGTCTCTAAAAAGGTTTCTAAATTTTGGAAAGTCTCAACTTTTGGAATATCGAAACGACCGCATTGCATCGATGAGGTTTCTAAAATTCTTTGAATTCTGTCAAAATCTAATTTGAAATTTTTTTGTGAAAAATCGCAGTAGATAAATGCAATTTTGGAAATTCCCAACTCATTTAGCATTGACAAAGTTTTTTCGACTGTTTTTGGATCAACAAGACACCAACCCAAAACTGTTTTTTTTGCTTGTTCTACAAAATTCTCAGCTTGATTTTCTAAATTTAAAATAGCTTTTCGGCGAGAAACATCAGAAATTCGATATTGAAAAAGAGTTTTTGGGCTTTCAAGATTTCTTAAAAAAAGAACCTCATCAGCTCGGTGGCGACGAACTTTAAAAATATAGTTGTAAAGTTCGCCGTCTAACTCTATTCTCGAGTTTCCACTGAGATTAGAGTAAATGAATTGCAAATTATTTTTCTCGTGCTTCTACAATTTCAATTGTTTCGATTTTATCTCCACCCTTAATTGAGTGAAGAATCTGTCGGCTTTCTCGATCTCGTAATTCGATTTGTCCAAAAGTAGTATGAACTCCGTCAAGGTGCGGACAATCTACAAAACAGATGAAAAATTGGCTACCACCTGTGTTTGGTCCAGCATGTGCCATTGAAAGTGTTCCGATTCTGTGTTTTGTTTTGTTTAATGCAGTTTCACATGGAATTCTCCAATCTGGACCACCAGTTCCACTTCCGTGTGGACAACCACCCTGTGCCATAAATCCCGGAATTACTCGGTGAAAATTTAAGCCATTGTAAAAACCAGTCGAAGCAAGGTGTGCAAAGTTTGCTACCGTATTTGGAGTTTCATCATTTAGTAATTTAATCCAAATAACCCCTTTGCTTGTTGTGATTTTTGCAAAATTTAATTTCGTAAGTTCTTCTTGTGGCAAGTTGTATGTTTTTAATTCGCCTCTCACTGTTTCTCCTATAATTTTTTTAGAATTTCATAATTCTAACTAAAATCGATAAGTCATGTGAAAAGCTGGTAAAAATGGAACTTGATAATAGTAGCCATCTTTTTCATAATCATCGTTGTATCTAATTCCCCGCACATTGTCTTTAAAAAGTGTTGAAAGATTCAATAGTTCAAGCGAAAACTCAAAACTTTCATCGTCGTTATATATCCACTCTTTTCCAATTTGCAAATCAATATCTATTGTATCGGGAAGACTTTTAGCAAAAAGGTTTTCAGAGTAAATTGGTTTTTTAAATGGTTCTCCATCTTCTCTATATATAATTTCTCCAGTTTCTGGATTTGTCAAATCAACAACTCTCTCTATTTCCGTGTATGGCGAACCTGAAGAGTATTTAAAAAGCCCTGCAATTTTCCAACCATTTTTAAATTTATAACTACTATTGATTTGTAAAGTATGCGGAATTTCTCCATAAAAACGGTGAAGTTCATTTTTTTGTGCATTCAATTCTCGTTCAGAATCTACAAAAGTGTAAGCCAAAAGAGTTGTTAATTGGTCGTTTTTAAACTCATATGTGAAATCTATTCCACGAGCAAAACCCTCTCCAGAAGATGAATAGATTTCATAATCGTCAGCAATTACAAGATTGTGAAGAGTTTTATAATATGGCTCAAATTTAAAAGTCCCGAAATCTGTTTTTTGTGTGTAATTAAAAGTATAGTGATACGAGTGCTCATAAATACTGATTTCTGGATTTCCAAGATTTTCAATAATATATCTTGGTTCTGGAAATTGAGAATATTTTCCACCAGCAAAAGAGACTGATTTTTTCTCGTCAATTTCATAAGTTAAAGCATGACGATGATCAACATATCCTTCAAAATCTTGAAACTCTACTGTTCCAATTCTAACACCGTTTCTAAATTTCCAGTTTGGTAAAAAACTCCAAGTATCTTGAAAATAGAGAATATCAGAATTTGAAACAAAGGTATCTTTGACACGAACAACTTCCGCACCTGTTAAATATGAACTGCTAGGATCATCTCTGTCAGGTTGTCGCGGAGAATTTACATCAATTGGCGACTCGTTATGCAGATGTTCAATTCCTAAAACAGGTTTGTGTTTATCTAAATACCAAGTTGTCTGGTGAAAAAGCCCAGATATGTAGGTTGTTACACCAACATCAAAATCATCATCAAAAAGTTGCATATCAAAATATGTTCGCATGTGATAGAGCAAAGTTTGTGATTTTTGGTCTTCACCCGTATATTTCCATCGCAAACCAAAAGTCTCAAAACCTCGCTCTTGATCTATTTTCCCATTTGCGACTGGGTCTTTATCTTTTTGCAGTGAAGAGTTTAATTTTAGTTCATCTTTTGAAATGATTGATTCCAAAGTAATCATGTTATTACTGTCTATTTCATAAGCAAGAATTAGTTGTGCATCATAAAATCGTGGAAAAAGTGTAAAGGTTAATTTCTCTTCTTCATCATCTTCATTTTTTGCAAGTTCGTCAAGAATTTTGTCGGCAAAAAGATCAAAATAGCTTCGTCTTCCACCAATAAAAAGAGAAGCTTTTTCAGAAAGTGGAACATCAATTGCAAAATCTGCATCATACAAACCTAAATGAACTCGCCCATTTCCAGAACCATATGGATATTTTGGAGTGATGTCAATTACTGCACCCATCGTCTCATATGAAACATCAAAACCACCTAAATAGGCATCAATTTGTCGAGTCGCTTCTGGAGAAACAACCGAATACAATCCACCAAGATGAAAAACATATCCAATAGGTAAATGATC encodes the following:
- a CDS encoding histidinol dehydrogenase (PFAM: Histidinol dehydrogenase~TIGRFAM: histidinol dehydrogenase), whose translation is MINIINTTDTDFQTKFDEILNRGKMDIHSVSDIVANILKRVRQEGDKAVIQDVRDFDKWYPEDGSDLIVTHEEMESGFHRLTPELKKALRVAYTRIEKFHKLQMPKSWIETEENGSMLGQKVTPIERAGLYIPGGKAIYPSSLLMNAIPAHVAGVKEIVVVSPTPNGEISDILLGAGYIANVKAIYKVGGASAIGAMAYGTETIPKVDVITGPGNIFVATAKKQVFGDVQIDMIAGPSEIGVLADEVAVPSHIAIDMLSQAEHDEMASSILITPFQKLAKDVNKEIKKWLQELERREIAERSIRDRGAIIVTETMDEAIDLMNQIAPEHLEVVTNSPFELLPQIKNAGAIFLGKNTPEAVGDYMAGPNHTLPTGGSAKFFSPLSVENFLKKSSIISFSKKALKQFGNDIDVFARTEQLDAHALSVKVRL
- a CDS encoding RNA methyltransferase, RsmE family (PFAM: RNA methyltransferase~TIGRFAM: RNA methyltransferase, RsmE family), translating into MQFIYSNLSGNSRIELDGELYNYIFKVRRHRADEVLFLRNLESPKTLFQYRISDVSRRKAILNLENQAENFVEQAKKTVLGWCLVDPKTVEKTLSMLNELGISKIAFIYCDFSQKNFKLDFDRIQRILETSSMQCGRFDIPKVETFQNLETFLETYKNAFAIDFSENRTIPKSENLEFVVGCEGGFSENERKLFKNSLSLPSANILRSETAVVSALSILNL
- a CDS encoding peptidyl-prolyl cis-trans isomerase (rotamase) - cyclophilin family (PFAM: Cyclophilin type peptidyl-prolyl cis-trans isomerase/CLD), with the translated sequence MRGELKTYNLPQEELTKLNFAKITTSKGVIWIKLLNDETPNTVANFAHLASTGFYNGLNFHRVIPGFMAQGGCPHGSGTGGPDWRIPCETALNKTKHRIGTLSMAHAGPNTGGSQFFICFVDCPHLDGVHTTFGQIELRDRESRQILHSIKGGDKIETIEIVEAREK
- a CDS encoding outer membrane receptor protein (PFAM: TonB-dependent Receptor Plug Domain) is translated as MYFLFLLFPFLLFSAEVELIDFEVVDSYKLQDDSILEHAPMQDSFSIEEALDFAGTNGDPLKAIKTLAGVTSSGNDSGELIIHGSKPRETLVTVDHLPIGYVFHLGGLYSVVSPEATRQIDAYLGGFDVSYETMGAVIDITPKYPYGSGNGRVHLGLYDADFAIDVPLSEKASLFIGGRRSYFDLFADKILDELAKNEDDEEEKLTFTLFPRFYDAQLILAYEIDSNNMITLESIISKDELKLNSSLQKDKDPVANGKIDQERGFETFGLRWKYTGEDQKSQTLLYHMRTYFDMQLFDDDFDVGVTTYISGLFHQTTWYLDKHKPVLGIEHLHNESPIDVNSPRQPDRDDPSSSYLTGAEVVRVKDTFVSNSDILYFQDTWSFLPNWKFRNGVRIGTVEFQDFEGYVDHRHALTYEIDEKKSVSFAGGKYSQFPEPRYIIENLGNPEISIYEHSYHYTFNYTQKTDFGTFKFEPYYKTLHNLVIADDYEIYSSSGEGFARGIDFTYEFKNDQLTTLLAYTFVDSERELNAQKNELHRFYGEIPHTLQINSSYKFKNGWKIAGLFKYSSGSPYTEIERVVDLTNPETGEIIYREDGEPFKKPIYSENLFAKSLPDTIDIDLQIGKEWIYNDDESFEFSLELLNLSTLFKDNVRGIRYNDDYEKDGYYYQVPFLPAFHMTYRF